A single region of the Devosia sp. FJ2-5-3 genome encodes:
- a CDS encoding TerC family protein, producing the protein MLELLADPNVWVAFATLTVMEIVLGIDNIVFISVLVSRLPREQAEFARKLGIGLALVFRIILLFLISWIVQLQDPVFSAFGLDFSWKDIILIAGGGFLIYKATHEMHAAIEDTHEETLTGAAQATLQAILVQIVVIDMVFSIDSIITAVGMVPADQVAVMVAAVLVAVGVMFVASGPIAKFVADHPTTKMLALAFLLLIGVTLVADGLGFHIPKGYIYSAMAFSVLVEAVNIFAKNRKLRSGGAVRRHEVTPFTGDTGSVSAATGLAAVTGKGRAPVPAPAAPLAAEPRRTRPLAQSRPKSAPRKPKAPR; encoded by the coding sequence ATGCTAGAGCTGCTGGCCGACCCCAATGTGTGGGTCGCCTTTGCCACCCTGACGGTCATGGAGATCGTCCTGGGCATCGACAATATCGTCTTTATCTCGGTTCTCGTGTCGCGCCTGCCGCGCGAGCAGGCCGAGTTTGCCCGCAAGCTCGGCATCGGCCTGGCCCTGGTCTTCCGCATCATCCTGCTGTTCCTGATCAGCTGGATCGTGCAGCTGCAGGACCCGGTCTTTTCCGCCTTCGGCCTGGATTTCTCCTGGAAAGACATCATCCTGATCGCCGGTGGCGGGTTCCTGATCTACAAGGCGACGCACGAAATGCACGCCGCCATCGAGGATACCCACGAGGAAACGCTTACCGGTGCCGCCCAGGCAACGCTGCAGGCGATCCTCGTCCAGATCGTCGTCATCGACATGGTGTTTTCCATCGACTCCATCATCACTGCTGTCGGCATGGTCCCGGCGGACCAGGTGGCCGTCATGGTGGCCGCCGTTCTGGTTGCGGTCGGCGTGATGTTCGTCGCCTCCGGCCCGATTGCAAAGTTCGTGGCCGATCATCCGACCACCAAGATGCTGGCGCTGGCCTTCCTGTTGCTCATCGGCGTGACGCTGGTCGCCGATGGCTTGGGCTTCCACATTCCCAAGGGCTATATCTATTCGGCAATGGCCTTCTCGGTGCTGGTCGAGGCCGTCAACATCTTCGCCAAGAACCGCAAACTGCGCAGTGGCGGCGCCGTCCGCAGGCATGAGGTAACGCCCTTTACCGGCGATACCGGCTCGGTCTCGGCCGCCACCGGGCTTGCAGCCGTCACCGGAAAGGGGCGCGCTCCAGTGCCTGCTCCGGCAGCGCCGCTTGCCGCTGAACCGCGCCGGACCAGGCCCCTTGCCCAATCCCGCCCAAAATCCGCACCGCGCAAGCCCAAGGCTCCTCGATGA
- a CDS encoding quinone oxidoreductase — protein sequence MNKSVVVNQTGDPEVLTFQEWPVDAPGPGQVRIRHTAIGLNFIDTYQRSGLYPTNLPFVAGNEGAGIVTGLGPDVTGFSVGQRVCYQGQIGAYAEERLVAADRLVPIPDDIDDRTAASVMLKGLTAYYLLFKTWPVQKGETILWHAAAGGTGLIATQWAKSLGATVIGTAGGQEKVALALAHGCDHGIDYRAEAFAPKVRELTGGRGVDVVYDGVGKDTFEASLDCLRPRGLLVSFGNASGVVSIPDLTVLSKKGSLFVTRPTGGHYLGRREDLLEGADALFAAIRSGAIKIDAGQSFALADAAKAHRALEGRQTTGSVVLIP from the coding sequence ATGAATAAATCCGTCGTCGTCAATCAAACCGGTGACCCCGAGGTCCTGACATTCCAGGAGTGGCCGGTCGACGCTCCGGGCCCTGGGCAGGTGCGTATCCGCCACACCGCCATTGGCCTCAATTTCATCGATACCTATCAACGCTCTGGCCTCTACCCGACCAATCTCCCCTTCGTTGCTGGCAATGAAGGGGCGGGAATTGTTACCGGGCTCGGACCCGATGTGACCGGCTTCAGCGTCGGCCAGCGGGTCTGCTACCAGGGCCAGATCGGCGCTTATGCCGAGGAACGGCTCGTTGCCGCCGACCGGCTCGTGCCGATCCCGGATGACATCGACGATCGCACGGCCGCCTCCGTCATGCTGAAAGGCCTGACGGCCTATTATCTCCTGTTCAAGACCTGGCCCGTGCAGAAGGGTGAAACCATCCTGTGGCACGCCGCGGCCGGCGGCACGGGCCTGATTGCCACCCAATGGGCAAAGTCGCTCGGCGCCACTGTCATCGGCACTGCCGGCGGCCAGGAGAAGGTGGCGCTCGCCCTTGCCCATGGCTGCGATCACGGCATCGATTATCGCGCCGAGGCCTTTGCGCCGAAAGTGCGCGAACTCACCGGGGGGCGTGGCGTCGACGTGGTTTATGACGGCGTCGGCAAGGATACGTTTGAAGCCTCGCTCGATTGCCTGCGTCCGCGCGGACTTCTGGTCAGCTTCGGCAATGCGTCGGGGGTTGTCTCCATCCCAGATCTCACCGTGCTCTCGAAAAAAGGGTCGCTTTTCGTGACGCGTCCGACCGGCGGGCATTATCTGGGGCGGCGAGAAGATCTGCTGGAGGGGGCCGATGCCCTGTTCGCGGCGATCCGCAGCGGCGCCATCAAGATAGACGCGGGACAGAGCTTTGCCCTGGCAGATGCCGCCAAAGCCCACCGCGCCCTCGAAGGCCGCCAGACCACGGGGTCAGTCGTTCTCATCCCTTGA
- a CDS encoding allophanate hydrolase subunit 1 has protein sequence MAFIAPDRPMIVPLGDSGILVRFGEQLDDAANRAAIGFADSVLQSPPAGVEEVVPSLVSVFLRYDPMQSDFGGICGELRLRLTGRPSAHSPNTHIIEVRFGGADGPDLEAVAAELGLDAPGFIARHNALPLRVLTTGFAPGFVYCGFHPEGLVLPRRQSVRPMVPAGSVLFAAGQTAIAATDIPTGWHVIGRTAFRNFDPLTDPPTQLRAGDLLTFRAI, from the coding sequence ATGGCTTTTATCGCCCCAGACAGGCCGATGATCGTGCCTCTGGGAGATAGCGGCATCCTGGTTCGCTTTGGCGAGCAACTCGACGATGCGGCCAACCGGGCCGCGATCGGCTTCGCGGACAGCGTGTTGCAATCTCCTCCCGCCGGTGTCGAGGAGGTCGTGCCGAGCTTGGTCTCGGTGTTTTTGCGATACGATCCCATGCAATCCGATTTCGGCGGGATATGCGGCGAACTTCGCCTGCGGCTGACCGGGCGGCCGAGCGCCCATAGCCCGAACACCCACATAATCGAAGTGCGTTTCGGTGGCGCGGACGGCCCTGATCTCGAAGCCGTTGCGGCAGAATTGGGCCTCGACGCACCAGGTTTCATCGCCCGTCACAACGCGCTTCCCCTTCGCGTTCTGACGACTGGATTTGCCCCGGGATTTGTCTATTGCGGCTTTCACCCCGAGGGCCTTGTTCTCCCGCGCCGGCAGAGTGTCAGGCCGATGGTGCCCGCCGGCAGCGTCCTGTTTGCCGCCGGGCAAACCGCCATTGCGGCCACCGACATTCCCACAGGCTGGCATGTGATCGGCAGGACCGCGTTTCGCAATTTCGATCCCCTGACCGATCCCCCGACGCAATTGCGGGCCGGCGATCTCCTGACCTTCAGGGCGATTTAG
- a CDS encoding biotin-dependent carboxyltransferase family protein — protein MLSHGVSASGPMDRRSFARAGQWAGATDGTGIEFTMAGLALTLVEGEVFAAWDGGEFSVNLNAGRLDWPGYTRLAPGDRLEISAGPGGNYGYLRFGGKLNLVPVLGSVATSTRARLGGLSGRTLAAGDVLEIVGVGAAPRSPQMETREEGPIRFLWGLHAELFSAEVRQAFVAAKFRTSTAMDRMGVRLGDESGVFSAARVLSLVSDPVVAGDIQILGDGTPIVLMRDHQPTGGYPRIGTVITADLDRFAQIRPNREISFAPVSLDHAHRILRSQTP, from the coding sequence ATGCTTTCGCACGGGGTCAGCGCATCGGGGCCGATGGATCGGCGCAGTTTTGCCCGGGCAGGACAATGGGCGGGCGCCACTGACGGGACCGGCATCGAGTTCACCATGGCCGGCCTTGCCCTCACCCTTGTCGAGGGCGAAGTTTTCGCCGCCTGGGACGGTGGGGAATTTTCAGTGAATCTCAATGCCGGCCGCCTCGATTGGCCGGGTTACACACGCCTCGCCCCAGGCGATCGGCTGGAGATTTCGGCGGGGCCAGGTGGCAATTACGGCTATCTCCGCTTTGGCGGAAAATTGAACCTCGTCCCCGTTCTCGGCAGCGTCGCCACCAGCACGCGTGCGCGCCTCGGTGGTCTCTCCGGACGGACCCTCGCGGCCGGCGATGTGCTGGAAATTGTCGGTGTGGGTGCGGCGCCGCGCTCGCCGCAGATGGAGACGCGCGAGGAGGGGCCGATCCGCTTCCTTTGGGGGCTGCATGCAGAACTGTTTTCCGCCGAGGTGAGGCAGGCCTTCGTCGCGGCCAAATTCAGGACAAGTACGGCCATGGACCGAATGGGCGTGCGTCTCGGCGACGAGAGCGGCGTTTTTTCCGCAGCGCGGGTGCTTTCACTGGTTTCCGATCCGGTCGTTGCCGGTGACATCCAGATCCTTGGCGACGGCACGCCGATCGTGCTCATGCGCGATCACCAGCCGACGGGCGGATATCCCCGAATTGGAACGGTCATCACGGCCGACCTTGATCGTTTCGCCCAGATCAGGCCCAATCGCGAAATCTCGTTCGCACCCGTCAGCCTCGACCACGCGCACCGAATATTGCGGAGCCAAACGCCATGA
- a CDS encoding 5-oxoprolinase subunit PxpA, whose product MTTIDLNADLGEGMGNDDDLLDIVSSASIAGGGHAGDAATIRHVLRKCKARGVRAGAHPGYVDRARFGRFRLVVPLDTLLSQVRDQIFLVRYIAEEIGVPLSYVKLHGALANQTAEELAFAVAIFAAIQAMDPKIAVLALDNSEQVRAANAVGAPLIREAYADRAYTAGGLLVPRNQSGAVIEDVDAVIARCLRLARAGEIVAIDGTVLKSQARSICLHGDTPGAVDLAREVRAALEAEGVTIAAVPPVENSP is encoded by the coding sequence ATGACGACAATCGATCTCAATGCCGATCTGGGTGAGGGGATGGGCAATGACGACGATCTGCTCGATATCGTCTCCAGCGCCTCAATCGCAGGCGGCGGTCACGCGGGGGATGCGGCGACGATCCGGCATGTGCTCAGGAAATGCAAGGCGCGCGGCGTCCGCGCTGGCGCCCATCCCGGCTATGTGGACCGCGCGCGCTTCGGACGCTTTCGCCTGGTCGTGCCGCTCGACACATTGCTGTCCCAGGTGAGGGACCAGATTTTTCTTGTCCGCTACATCGCCGAGGAAATCGGCGTGCCGCTGTCCTATGTCAAACTGCATGGCGCCTTGGCTAACCAGACAGCCGAAGAACTCGCCTTCGCGGTAGCGATCTTTGCCGCGATCCAGGCCATGGACCCAAAAATCGCGGTCCTCGCCCTCGACAATAGCGAGCAGGTGCGCGCGGCCAATGCCGTGGGCGCCCCGCTCATCCGCGAGGCCTATGCCGACCGCGCCTATACCGCCGGGGGGCTGCTGGTGCCGCGCAACCAGTCCGGGGCCGTGATCGAGGATGTCGATGCCGTTATTGCGCGCTGCCTGCGGCTGGCGCGAGCCGGCGAGATCGTGGCAATTGACGGAACTGTCTTGAAATCGCAGGCGCGCTCGATCTGCCTGCATGGCGACACGCCGGGTGCGGTCGACCTGGCGCGGGAGGTCAGGGCCGCGCTTGAGGCCGAGGGCGTCACCATCGCTGCCGTGCCGCCGGTAGAAAACTCACCCTGA
- a CDS encoding ABC transporter ATP-binding protein — translation MQSDIATGSHAAEIETTRPFFSIRDVHAYYGESYIVQGVSLDVRRGEILALLGRNGAGKTSTLRTIARTDNPQLRQGEIWLDGNPVHEMKSFEAARAGIQLVPEDRRIIQGLTVEENITLAKVAPGNGWSLEQIYESFPRLAERRTQEGVTLSGGEQQMLAIARALARDIKLLLLDEPYEGLAPVIVHEIERILHSIKPLGITTIIVEQNAVAALKLADRAVILDTGEVAFSGTAKEVLDNAELRQEYLAI, via the coding sequence ATGCAATCAGACATCGCCACAGGCAGCCATGCTGCGGAAATCGAGACCACCCGCCCATTCTTTTCGATCAGGGATGTCCACGCCTATTACGGCGAAAGCTACATCGTCCAGGGCGTGTCCCTAGACGTGCGGCGGGGCGAAATTCTCGCCCTTCTGGGCCGCAACGGGGCTGGCAAGACCTCGACCCTGCGCACCATAGCGCGAACCGACAATCCACAACTTCGCCAGGGGGAAATCTGGCTCGACGGCAACCCCGTGCACGAGATGAAAAGTTTTGAGGCGGCGCGAGCCGGCATTCAGCTCGTGCCCGAGGACCGTCGGATCATTCAGGGCCTGACCGTCGAGGAGAACATCACCCTCGCCAAGGTTGCGCCCGGCAATGGCTGGAGCCTCGAGCAGATCTACGAGAGTTTTCCGCGCCTTGCCGAACGCCGCACGCAGGAGGGGGTAACGCTCTCGGGCGGCGAGCAGCAGATGCTGGCCATCGCCCGCGCCCTCGCCCGCGACATCAAGCTGCTGTTGCTGGACGAACCCTATGAGGGTCTGGCACCGGTGATCGTGCACGAAATCGAGCGCATCCTGCACTCGATCAAGCCGCTGGGCATTACCACCATCATCGTCGAACAGAATGCGGTGGCTGCCCTGAAGCTCGCCGATCGCGCTGTCATTCTCGACACGGGCGAAGTCGCGTTCAGCGGCACGGCAAAGGAAGTGCTCGATAACGCCGAGCTGCGCCAAGAATATCTCGCGATCTAG
- a CDS encoding ABC transporter ATP-binding protein gives MANSNVVLHVADVHKRFGGLHALADIDLQVEEGKTHAIIGPNGAGKSTLLNVIIGKLPPSSGQVVFDGTILTGRKPHQINQLGIARVFQTPEIFADLSVLHNVMIPAFAKRDGDFGLNMLRALDSETAIREEALHMLEDVGLVNRRDTLAGSLSRGDKRRMELAMCLIQHPRLLLLDEPTAGMSRHDTNTTIELLKKIKSRGMTKVIIEHDMHVVFSLADKISVLAQGRIIADGTPDQVRGNPKVQEAYLGGAH, from the coding sequence ATGGCAAACTCCAACGTAGTCCTGCACGTGGCGGACGTTCACAAGCGGTTCGGTGGCCTACATGCTCTCGCCGACATCGATCTCCAGGTCGAAGAAGGCAAGACCCACGCCATCATCGGGCCCAACGGCGCCGGTAAATCCACCCTGCTCAACGTGATCATCGGCAAGCTGCCGCCGTCCAGCGGCCAGGTCGTTTTCGATGGCACCATCCTGACGGGGCGCAAGCCCCATCAGATCAACCAGCTGGGCATTGCCCGCGTGTTCCAGACGCCGGAAATCTTCGCCGACCTGTCGGTGCTCCACAATGTGATGATCCCGGCCTTCGCCAAGCGCGACGGCGATTTCGGGCTCAATATGCTGAGGGCGCTCGACAGCGAGACAGCCATCCGCGAGGAAGCCCTGCACATGCTGGAGGATGTGGGGCTCGTCAATCGCCGCGACACACTCGCCGGCTCGCTCTCGCGCGGCGACAAGCGGCGGATGGAGCTGGCGATGTGCCTGATCCAGCATCCGCGCCTCTTGCTGCTGGACGAGCCAACGGCGGGCATGAGCCGCCACGACACCAATACCACCATCGAGTTGCTCAAGAAGATCAAGAGCCGCGGCATGACCAAGGTCATCATCGAGCACGACATGCATGTGGTGTTTTCGCTGGCCGACAAGATCTCGGTGCTGGCGCAGGGCCGGATCATTGCCGACGGCACGCCCGACCAGGTGCGTGGAAATCCCAAGGTGCAGGAAGCCTATCTCGGAGGAGCGCATTGA
- a CDS encoding branched-chain amino acid ABC transporter permease, with protein MTNFMSRNDLLLLLGFAIVVLAMPIWLAPIGAGYPDLLQRFMIYGLFAVGFNILFGLTGYLSFGHAAFFGVGSYTAVWSFKLLTLDAIPALVFAVIVSGLFALVIGFLSLRRTGIYFSILTLAFAQMSYNLAYSVLTPITNGETGLQLTLGDPRYVDAAIGQTFVGQPVPTLLGQSLGGYAGFYFCAGFLILGFFFAQRIAGSPFGMMLKAIKSNQTRMQFTGFNTRPYALSAFVISGMYAGLAGALLAVTDPLAGAERMQWTASGEVVLMTILGGVGTLIGPVIGAWVIKYFENILSALNDNILARFFSFLPEGLDSFVVKVISKFVGDGWNLTLGLVFVIVVIFLPGGIMEGVRRIAAAFRSRGSSPRTVTKPQAAE; from the coding sequence ATGACCAATTTCATGTCCCGCAACGACCTCCTGCTCCTTCTCGGCTTCGCAATCGTCGTCCTCGCGATGCCGATCTGGCTGGCCCCCATCGGCGCCGGCTACCCCGATCTGCTGCAACGCTTCATGATCTACGGGCTCTTCGCCGTCGGCTTCAACATCCTGTTCGGGCTCACCGGCTATCTCAGCTTCGGCCATGCCGCCTTCTTCGGCGTCGGGTCCTATACGGCGGTCTGGTCGTTCAAGCTGCTGACGCTCGATGCCATCCCTGCCCTCGTCTTCGCGGTGATCGTCTCCGGGCTCTTCGCCCTCGTCATCGGCTTCCTCAGCCTGCGCCGCACGGGGATCTATTTCTCCATCCTGACGCTCGCTTTCGCCCAGATGAGCTACAATCTGGCCTATTCGGTGCTGACGCCGATCACCAATGGCGAAACCGGGCTGCAGCTGACCCTAGGCGACCCGCGCTATGTCGACGCCGCGATCGGCCAGACTTTCGTGGGCCAGCCCGTGCCGACCCTCCTGGGACAGTCGCTCGGCGGCTATGCCGGGTTCTACTTCTGCGCCGGTTTCCTCATCCTGGGCTTCTTCTTTGCGCAGCGTATTGCCGGCTCGCCCTTCGGCATGATGCTCAAGGCGATCAAATCCAACCAGACGCGCATGCAGTTCACGGGCTTCAACACGCGCCCCTATGCCCTCTCGGCTTTTGTCATCTCGGGCATGTATGCGGGTCTCGCCGGCGCACTGCTCGCAGTGACCGACCCATTGGCCGGCGCGGAGCGGATGCAGTGGACGGCCTCGGGTGAAGTCGTGCTCATGACCATCCTTGGCGGTGTCGGCACCCTGATCGGCCCGGTCATCGGCGCCTGGGTGATCAAGTACTTCGAAAACATCCTCTCGGCACTCAACGACAACATCCTGGCCCGCTTCTTCAGCTTCCTGCCCGAAGGCCTCGATTCCTTCGTGGTCAAGGTGATCAGCAAGTTCGTCGGCGATGGCTGGAACCTCACGCTCGGCCTGGTCTTCGTGATCGTCGTGATCTTCCTGCCCGGCGGTATCATGGAAGGCGTACGGCGCATCGCCGCCGCGTTCCGGAGCCGGGGTTCCTCGCCCCGCACCGTTACCAAGCCTCAAGCCGCAGAGTAG
- a CDS encoding branched-chain amino acid ABC transporter permease produces the protein MFEVIFLQFLNGLDKGAAYALIALGLTLVFGTLGVVNFAHGALFMLGAFCAVTVRMFLTMETVTIDPEKLSPWGQPLEVREPLVQAWLGDFGAVLVNYSVPVSILITIPVMLLIGIGLERGIIKHFYKRSHAEQILVTFGLAIVAQEVIKSIYGPNPIPQPMPTDLRGAADIGSWLGMQANVITYPIWRLVYFLFAGVVIGGVFAFLQFTTFGMVVRAGMADRETVGLLGINIDRRFTIMFGLAAVVAGMAGVMYTPLLPPNYHIGMDFLVLSFVVVVVGGMGSLPGAVAAGFMLGILQSFASMNQVKAVIPGIDQIIIYLVAVIILLVRPRGLFGRRGVMET, from the coding sequence ATGTTCGAAGTCATTTTTCTTCAATTCCTGAACGGGCTCGATAAAGGCGCTGCCTATGCGCTGATCGCCCTCGGACTGACCCTGGTGTTCGGCACCCTTGGCGTCGTCAATTTCGCCCACGGCGCGCTGTTCATGCTGGGAGCCTTCTGCGCCGTCACGGTGCGCATGTTCCTCACCATGGAAACGGTCACCATCGACCCCGAAAAGCTCTCGCCCTGGGGCCAGCCGCTCGAAGTGCGCGAGCCGCTGGTGCAAGCCTGGCTGGGGGATTTCGGCGCGGTCCTCGTCAATTACTCCGTCCCGGTGTCCATCCTGATCACGATTCCCGTCATGCTCCTGATCGGCATCGGGCTTGAGCGCGGGATCATCAAGCATTTCTACAAGCGCTCCCATGCCGAGCAGATCCTCGTGACCTTCGGCCTCGCCATCGTGGCCCAGGAAGTCATCAAGTCGATCTATGGCCCCAACCCCATCCCGCAGCCCATGCCGACCGATCTGCGCGGCGCGGCGGATATCGGTTCGTGGTTGGGCATGCAGGCCAATGTCATCACCTACCCGATCTGGCGCCTGGTCTATTTCCTCTTTGCCGGCGTGGTCATCGGTGGCGTCTTCGCCTTCCTCCAGTTCACCACTTTCGGCATGGTCGTGCGTGCGGGCATGGCAGACCGCGAAACCGTCGGCCTGCTCGGCATCAATATCGACCGGCGCTTCACCATCATGTTCGGCCTGGCCGCAGTCGTCGCCGGCATGGCGGGCGTGATGTACACGCCGCTCCTGCCACCCAATTATCATATCGGCATGGACTTCCTCGTCCTCAGCTTCGTGGTGGTGGTCGTAGGGGGCATGGGCTCGCTGCCGGGCGCTGTCGCCGCCGGCTTCATGCTCGGCATCCTCCAGTCCTTCGCCTCCATGAACCAGGTGAAGGCCGTCATCCCCGGCATCGACCAGATCATCATCTATCTCGTCGCCGTGATCATTCTTCTGGTTCGTCCCCGTGGCCTGTTCGGCCGGCGCGGCGTGATGGAGACCTGA
- a CDS encoding substrate-binding protein: MTLLKRGLTRRRVLQTGMAGIIGTGVAPMVFTKGAWAQEFCNDPTGDTVTIGLNLPLTGAYAEEGADEQKAYELAIAHLNGEGDGGLINVLTPTALKGNGILGKKVGYVSSDSQTKSDVARAGATRMIERDGAIMITGGSSSGEAIAVQSLCQEMGIIFMAGLTHSNDTTGKDKRRYGFRHFFNAYQSGIALGPVLGEQYGKQRRAYHLTADYTWGWTQEESIKAATEALGWETVAAVRTPLGSSDYSQYLTPILNSGADVLILNHYGLDMVNSLPQAVQFGMRDRQANGHNFEIVTPLISELMAKGAGEAVRGVFGTSNWHWNLQDPGSIAFTKSFGAAYGSPPSQAAHTAYVQMLMYADAVERAGTFYPPEVIKALEGHEFDGMGNGRTLYRAEDHQCMKSVLVVQGNEAPTSEFDVLNVFQEVDRETATYDASIFGGELGPAEPAPLCA, translated from the coding sequence ATGACACTTTTGAAGCGCGGGCTGACGCGCCGCAGGGTATTGCAAACCGGCATGGCCGGCATCATCGGCACGGGCGTAGCGCCCATGGTGTTCACCAAGGGGGCATGGGCACAGGAGTTCTGCAACGACCCCACCGGCGACACCGTCACGATCGGGCTCAACCTGCCCCTGACCGGCGCCTATGCAGAAGAAGGCGCCGATGAGCAGAAGGCTTACGAGCTGGCCATCGCCCACCTCAATGGCGAAGGCGATGGCGGGCTGATCAACGTCCTCACCCCCACCGCCCTCAAGGGCAACGGCATTCTCGGCAAGAAGGTGGGCTATGTCTCGTCGGACAGCCAGACCAAGTCCGACGTGGCCCGCGCCGGCGCCACCCGCATGATCGAACGCGATGGCGCCATCATGATCACTGGCGGCTCGTCTTCTGGTGAAGCCATCGCTGTGCAGAGCCTCTGCCAGGAGATGGGAATCATCTTCATGGCCGGCCTCACGCACTCCAACGACACGACCGGCAAAGACAAACGCCGCTACGGCTTCCGCCACTTCTTCAACGCCTACCAGTCCGGTATCGCGCTGGGTCCCGTGCTTGGCGAGCAATATGGCAAGCAGCGCCGTGCCTATCACCTGACCGCCGACTACACCTGGGGCTGGACGCAGGAAGAATCGATCAAGGCCGCAACCGAAGCCCTCGGCTGGGAAACCGTCGCCGCGGTTCGCACCCCGCTCGGCTCCTCGGACTACTCCCAGTACCTCACGCCCATCCTGAATTCGGGCGCCGACGTGCTGATCCTCAACCACTATGGCCTCGACATGGTGAACTCCCTGCCCCAGGCAGTTCAGTTCGGCATGCGCGATCGCCAGGCCAACGGTCACAATTTCGAGATCGTCACGCCGCTGATCTCCGAGTTGATGGCCAAGGGCGCCGGCGAAGCCGTTCGTGGCGTCTTCGGCACCTCGAACTGGCACTGGAACCTGCAGGATCCGGGCTCCATCGCCTTCACCAAGTCCTTTGGTGCAGCCTATGGCTCCCCGCCGTCGCAGGCCGCTCACACGGCCTATGTCCAGATGCTCATGTACGCAGACGCCGTGGAACGCGCGGGCACCTTCTATCCGCCCGAAGTCATCAAGGCGCTGGAAGGCCACGAGTTCGACGGCATGGGCAATGGTCGGACGCTGTACCGCGCCGAAGACCATCAGTGCATGAAGTCGGTTCTGGTCGTGCAGGGCAATGAAGCCCCCACGAGCGAGTTCGACGTGCTCAACGTGTTTCAGGAAGTGGACCGCGAAACCGCGACCTACGACGCCTCGATCTTCGGCGGCGAGTTGGGCCCGGCAGAGCCGGCACCGCTCTGCGCCTAG